Below is a window of Acidimicrobiales bacterium DNA.
TATAGGCGTAGTCCCAGCGGCTGGTGTGGAAGCTGTGGCCCTTGAACCCCTCGATCCCGGGAATGCCCGGCAGCTTCGGCCGGTTCAGCGGCCCGTTGGACATCACCACATAGCGGGCCTTCATCCGGTCGCCGCGATTGGTCGAGACCAGCCAGCGCGCCTCGTCCTCCAGCCAGCGCAGTTCGGAGATCTCGGTCTGGAAACAGGCCGCGCGATAGAGGTCGAAGGTCTCGCCGATCCGCCGGGCGTGCGCGCGAATCTCACCACCGAAGCTGTACTTTTCCTTCGGCAGGTAGCCGGTCTCTTCCAGCAGCGGCAGGTAGATGTAGCTCTCGATGTCGCACTGGGCGCCGGGGTAGCGGTTCCAGTACCAGGTGCCGCCGACGCCGCCGCCCTTCTCGACCAGCCGGACGTCGGTGACCCCTGCTTCGACGAGGCGGGCCGCGGTGAGCAGCCCGGCGAAGCCGCCGCCGACCAGCGCCACGGTGACGTGGTCGTGCCGGGCCTCGCGCTCGGTGACCGGTGTGTAGGGGTCGTCGAGGTAGTGCGACAGCCGGCCCTCGAGCCGGAGGTACTGGTCGTTGCCGTCCGGGCGTAGGCGCTTCGCCCGCTCCTCGGCGTACCGAAGCTGCAGAGCTTGCTTGTCGACGGCCATGCGCCCTCCCCCGTTCCCGACCGGACCTCTACCGATACGGTATCAGCGAGTTTCGGGAGCGCCTCCGAACACCCGGGCGACGGCGGTCTGGCTGGCGACCGCGACGAGTCGACCCTCGGGCGTCCACACCCGGGCGGCGCCGTGGACGTAGCCGGCGTGACCGAAGTACGGGTCGACGTCCACCAGGACCCACGGGCCGGTGGGCGGTGGGCCGCAGCGGATGCTGTTGTCGAGGCTGGTGCCGCCGCCCATGCGCCCGACGGCCCGGAGGACCATGGTGGGCACGAAGTCGGCGAGGTACGCCATCGACTCGGGGGTCTGCGCTCCCTCCCGCATGCGCACCCAGATCAGGCCGGGGTCCGTGCGCGGCGCGGCCTGGCGGAACTCGGCGAGGCCGAAGGGGCCGAAGCGGGCGGTGTCGGCCGGCACCACGCCCGGCGGCAGCCGGTCGAACACCACCCACGGCGGGCACTCGGCGGGTGGGTCGACGTCGGGGAACCCGTCGAAGTCGGCCGAGAACCCGTCGGTCCGGCCCAGCCCGGCGGACCCGAGGGCGGTGAACACGAGGCGGTCGCCGACCGTCGCGGTGACCCGCACCTGCGAGGACCGGCCGCCGTGGGCGAGCACCTCGGCGTGGCAGTCGATCCGCTCCCCCAGGCGTGCCTGGCCGACGAACTGGGTGGTGGTCCACAGCGGCGGGCGACCGGTGGCGACATCGACCAGCGCCACCGCGGCGGCGAGCCCGGCGCCGCCGTAGAGCTGGCCGTCGAAGCGGGCCAGCGCCGGCACCAGCTCGAACGAGCACCGGTCGTCGGCGTCCTGGCGGAGCCCCAGCCAGCCCGGGCCGACCAGGGCGTCGGCCGACGACCCGTACATCTCAGCCGACATGGGTGGTCACGAGCTCCTTCAGCAGGGCTCGGGTGCGGGCCCGGGAGCCGGGTCGGTCGTCCCCGACCGGGAAGGGCGCCGCCCACACGTCGGTCGCTCCCGCGGCGAACAGCTCCTCGATCTGCGCCGCCACCGATGCCTCGTCGCCGACGATGGCAGCGTCCGCCGGCTGCGTCAGGCCGCCGGCGGCGAGCACCCGCTGGTAGTTCGGCAGCGTGCCGTAGACCGCGAACGCCTGGGCGGCGGCCTGGCGGGCCCCGGCCTCCTCGCCGGGGTCGACGACGGCCACCGGCAGCCCGGCGACGATGCGCGGCTCGGGTCGCCCGGCGACCGTGGCCGCCTCCCGCAGGCGGGGAGCGATGAGGTCCTCGATCGCGGTGGCGTTGGCCATCCAGGTCACGGTGCCGTCGGCGTGGGTGCCGGCGACCCGGAGGAGGCGA
It encodes the following:
- a CDS encoding NAD(P)/FAD-dependent oxidoreductase, whose translation is MAVDKQALQLRYAEERAKRLRPDGNDQYLRLEGRLSHYLDDPYTPVTEREARHDHVTVALVGGGFAGLLTAARLVEAGVTDVRLVEKGGGVGGTWYWNRYPGAQCDIESYIYLPLLEETGYLPKEKYSFGGEIRAHARRIGETFDLYRAACFQTEISELRWLEDEARWLVSTNRGDRMKARYVVMSNGPLNRPKLPGIPGIEGFKGHSFHTSRWDYAYTGGTSEGGLDKLADKRVAIIGTGATAIQCVPHLGPAAKQLYVFQRTPSSVDVRGNKPTDPEWAKSLKPGWQKRRMENFNTLVAGGHQDED
- a CDS encoding thioesterase family protein, whose protein sequence is MSAEMYGSSADALVGPGWLGLRQDADDRCSFELVPALARFDGQLYGGAGLAAAVALVDVATGRPPLWTTTQFVGQARLGERIDCHAEVLAHGGRSSQVRVTATVGDRLVFTALGSAGLGRTDGFSADFDGFPDVDPPAECPPWVVFDRLPPGVVPADTARFGPFGLAEFRQAAPRTDPGLIWVRMREGAQTPESMAYLADFVPTMVLRAVGRMGGGTSLDNSIRCGPPPTGPWVLVDVDPYFGHAGYVHGAARVWTPEGRLVAVASQTAVARVFGGAPETR